The genomic segment TTCTCAAGATTGATCATCTATCTACCAACCGCGGCACATCGCTTACAGCGCTGTTGCGCGAGGCCTGGCAGCGAGTAAGCCGCTGGCATGCGCTGTACCGCCAACGTCAGCAACTCGCCGCGCTCAGCGACGATATGCTCAAGGACATCGGCTTGAGTCGCGCCGATATCGAAACGGAAGCGAACCGTCCGTTCTGGGACGAGCCCTATCGGCGGAGCTGATGCGCCTGTTCACCCCATTGTTGATTGCATGCTCAAGCGTAAGCCCGTTCAGTTCGATTCGGTCGTTCGACGAATGAGCTTGCGCAGCAGAAACCGATTCGGATGACAGGACTCGGCGATGGCGCGAGGCACGGGCAACGGTTCGCCATCGAGCCAGGCAGCCAGCAGTTCGCCGGACAGCGGTGTGGTGATCACACCACGTGAACCATGGGCGGTGTTGACGTACAGCCCGTCCAGCCAAGGGCAGGGTGAATCGGGCACCTGGCGGGCATCCTTGCTCAGTATTGCGTAGGCCTCGGCGAATGACCCGGGATCGGCCAAAGGGCCGACGATCGGCAGGTAGTCCGGGCTGGTGCAGCGGAAGGCGACGCGGCCATCCAGCTGATCGATTGGCCTTGTACGGGCCTGTAGTCGCTGAAACAGATCGGCTGAAATCTCTTCGAGCATGTCCAGATTGGCGCGGTGCTCCGCTTCGCTTGGCGCGGGATCGCTGTCGGCGAAATTGAAGCTCGCGCCCAGGGTGTGCATGCCGTCGCGCGGCGGGGCGACGTAGCCCTTGGCGCAGAGGACGGTGCGTAATTCAGCGCTTCTTTCGGTGGCACGCAGTCCGGTGATCTGCCCGCGGATGCGCTTGAGTGGTAGCCAGGCGCTCTGGCTGAATCGCGCGACATCGGCGGCGCCGGCCAGCACAACCACCGGCGCTTCGGCCAATACTTCGTCGCCGTTCAGTGCCTGCCAGCAACCCTCTGCGCGGCGTAGTTCGACGGGGTTTCGATGCCGGAGCAGTTCGATAGCGGGATGATCGAGCATCCACCGGCACAGTGCCGGCGGGTGCGCCCAACCGGCGTCGGGGTAGAACAGTCCGCCATGATCCAGCGCCACACCGGCCAGCTGTTCGGCTTCCAAACGCTCGACGGGGCGCAGCAGGCTGGGTGCAAAGGCGTCGGAGAGTGCGGTTTGTCGCGCGGCTTCCTTGTCGTCGAAAGCGATCTGCAATACGCCACAGGCGTCCCAATCCCGTCCTCGCTGCAAGTGGTGCAATAGCCGGCGTGTATAGCCAAAGCCGCTGACCACCAATCGCGAAAGCGCCGTGCCGTGCGCGGACAGCTTCAGATAGAGCACACCCTGAGGATTGCCGGAACCTTCCTGGGCGATATCGCCGTGCCGCTCCAACACCGTGACCTGCCAGCCCCGGGCCGCCAGGCTCGCCGCGCTCGCGCAGCCAGCCAGTCCGGCGCCGATGACCAAAGCCCTGCGTTGTGCCGGTTTGAATGAGGGCCGCGCGAACCAGGGCTCGTCCGCCGTTTTCGGCGATTCGAGGACATGGCCCTGCAGGCTTTCCCATTTATGGCCAAAACCGGGGATTCGCTTGATCTCGAAACCGGCCTCCTTCAACGCTCGACGCACGCTACCGGCGCTGGTGAAGGTCGCCAGGGTCGCGCCCGGGGCTGACAGTCGCGCCAGCTGGGCAAACAGCGGGGGCTGCCACATGTCCGGGTTCTTGGCCGGGGCGAACCCATCGAGAAACCAGGCATCGGCCTGCGCATCCAAATCGCTCAGGCACTCGAGTGCATCGCCTACCAGCAAGGTCAGCGCCACCCGACCGAATCGGAACTGCTGAAAGCCTGGGTTGATCGCCACGTACTGATCCAGCAGTTGCCGCGCCTGCGTCTGCAGCTCGGGCCACAGGCCCAGGGCGCGTTGAAGGTCGTCGGGTGCGAGAGGGTGCTTTTCGGCGCTGACGAAATGCAGCTTGGCGCCTGCGGCCGCGGTACGCTCGAACAGTGCCCAGGCACAGAGAAAGTTCAGGCCGGTGCCAAAACCCGTTTCGCCGATCACGAATCCTTCTCCGGCCTGCAGCGCGGCGAAACGTTCGGCGAGCCGGTTTGGCTGCAGGAACACATGGGTGGTTTCCGCCATGCCGGAGGTGCGCGAAAAGTACACATCGCCATACAGGCGCGATTGCGGCTGGCCGTTCTCGTCCCAGTCGAGCTCGGCGGGCTGGAAGCCGGAGGTGTCAGGGACGGTCATCAGGCGGTTCCTAGGGCAATGCGAAGAACGCGATTCTAGCAGTGGCGGGAAACCCATTGCGGGTACGCTTTGTCGCATCGATATACGACGCTTCTATGGAGGACGGGCCGTAAGTCGCTTGGCTGCGGTGCGTCGTGCCATCGATATTCAGCCCTTCCGGGTTGCTGCAGTCATTCTGGAGAACACGATGTTCGAGTCCGCGGAAATCGGCCACACCATCGACAAGGCGACCTATAACGCGGAAGTACCCGCCCTGCGCGAAGCATTGCTCGAAGCCCAATATCGGCTGCGGGAGCAGGCGCGCTTTCCGGTGCTGATCCTGATCAACGGCATCGAAGGGGCGGGCAAGGGTGAGACGATCAAGCTGCTCAATGAATGGATGGACCCGCGCTTGATCCGCGTCGACAGCTTCGACGTGCCTACCGACGAAGAACTCTCTCATCCGCCAGCTTGGCGTTACTGGCGCCGTTTGCCAGCGAAGGGGCAAACCGGAATCTTCTTCGGTAACTGGTATAGCAAGATGCTTGAGGATCGGGTTCACGGTCGAATCAAGAAAACCGATCTCGAGCTGGCCATCGACCGGGCTCAGCGCTTCGAACGCATGCTTTGCAAAGAGGGCATGCTGATCTTCAAATTCTGGTTTCACCTGTCCAAGGACCGCATGCTTCAGCGCCTCGATTCGCTCAAGGACGATCCTCTGCATAGCTGGCGGATCAGTCCGCTGGATTGGCAACAATCGAAGACCTACGACCGGTTCGTCAAATACGGAGAGCTGATCCTGCGCCGTAGCAGCCGGGATTTTGCGCCCTGGTACATCATCGAGGGCAGCGACGAGCGTTATCGCAGCCTGACCGCCGGACGGTTGCTGCTTGAAGGCCTCAATGCCGCGCTGGACGCTGCTGATCAGCAGCCCGTGCAGCCCCACACCGCACCGGTTGAACTGAACATCGACCGGCTGGGTCTGCTCGGCAGTCTCGACCTCGATCAGAAGCTCGACAAGGAGGCGTACAAGGATCAACTGGTAGAGGAGCAGGCCCGCCTTTCCCGGCTGCTGCGCGATCAGCGCCTGCGCAAGCGCGGCGTGCTGGCGCTGTTCGAAGGCCACGATGCCGCGGGCAAGGGCAGCGCCATCCGCCGTGTCACCGGCGCGCTGGATCCGCGCCTGTATCGTACGGTGCAGATCGCAGCGCCCAGCGAGGACGAGCTGGCTCAACCATGGTTGTGGCGGTTCTGGCGCAACGTGCCGGCACGCGGGCAGTTCACGATTTTCGACCGGTCATGGTACGGCAGGGTGCTGGTCGAGCGGGTTGAAGGCTTCTGCTCGCCGGATGAATGGCTGCGTGCCTACAGCGAAATCAACGATTTCGAGGAGCAATTGGTGGAGGCCGGTGTAGTGGTGGTCAAGTTCTGGCTGTCGATAGACAAAGAGACACAACTGGACCGTTTCAAGGAGCGGGAGGACACCCCGCACAAGCGCTTCAAGATCACCGAGGAGGACTGGCGCAATCGCGACAAGTGGGACGATTACGGCCACGCGGTGGCGGACATGGTCGACCGCACCAGTACCGAAATCGCGCCTTGGACGCTGGTGGAGGCCAACGACAAGCGCTTCGCCCGGGTCAAGGTACTGCGCACCCTTAACGACGCGCTGGAAGCCGCGATCCGCTGAGCGGGCGGCGAGCGGGGCGCACGATGGTCGACCATATCCCTGCTGAATGGTCGTCGCCTTTGGTGAATGGCCGGAACTATGCTCGGATAATCGTCAACAGTCAGGTCGCCGTCGTCGCGTCCTGCCGAACAACTCGAGGTATGCCATGCGTGAAGTAGTGATCGTCGACAGCGTACGGACCGGCCTGGCCAAGTCCTTCCGCGGCAAGTTCAACATGACCCGCCCTGATGACATGGCGGCCCATTGCGTCAATGCGCTGCTGTCACGCAACGGTCTGGACCCCAAGCTGGTCGAGGACTGCATCGTCGGTGCCGGCTCCAACGAAGGTGCACAGGGCTACAACATCGGTCGCAACGTCGCGGTGCTGTCGAATCTGGGCATCCAGTGCGCGGGCATGACGCTCAACCGGTTCTGCTCGTCCGGCCTGCAATCGATTGCCATCGCTGCCAACCAGATCGCCTCCGGTTGCAGCGACATCATCGTCGCCGGCGGGGTCGAATCGATCACCATGACGGCCAAGAGCAAGAACACCGAAAATTTGTACAACCCGATCCTGCAGGAAAGGGTGCCCGGTCTTTATCACAGCATGGGCCAGACCGCCGAGATGGTTGCGCGTCGCTACAACGTGACTCGTGAGCAGCAGGACATTTACTCGATGCAGAGTCAGCAGCGCACCGCACGCGCCCAGGCTGAAGGGTTGTTCCAAGACGAAATCGTGCCGATGAACGTCCGCTATTTCACCGAGGACAAAGCCACTGGCGAGCGCACCGAGCACGACGGTGTGGTGGATCGCGACGACTGCAACCGGCCCGACACCACGCTGGAAAGCTTGTCGGGTCTAAAACCGGTGTTTGCCGACGACGGTTCGGTGACCGCCGGCAACGCCTCGCAACTATCTGATGGCGCTTCGATGACCCTGGTGATGAGCCTGGACAAGGCCATCGAGCTGGGCCTCACGCCGCGTGCGTTCTTCCGCGGTTTCACCGTGGCCGGCTGCGAGCCGGACGAAATGGGCATCGGCCCGGTTTTCTCGGTGCCGCGCCTGCTCAAGGCGCGCGGCCTTCAGGTCAGCGATATCGACCTGTGGGAACTCAATGAAGCCTTCGCCTCGCAGTGCCTGTATTGCCGCGACACGTTGGAAATCGACAACGAGAAGTTCAACGTCAACGGCGGCTCGATCTCCATCGGTCACCCGTTCGGCATGACCGG from the Stutzerimonas stutzeri genome contains:
- a CDS encoding thiolase family protein, with protein sequence MREVVIVDSVRTGLAKSFRGKFNMTRPDDMAAHCVNALLSRNGLDPKLVEDCIVGAGSNEGAQGYNIGRNVAVLSNLGIQCAGMTLNRFCSSGLQSIAIAANQIASGCSDIIVAGGVESITMTAKSKNTENLYNPILQERVPGLYHSMGQTAEMVARRYNVTREQQDIYSMQSQQRTARAQAEGLFQDEIVPMNVRYFTEDKATGERTEHDGVVDRDDCNRPDTTLESLSGLKPVFADDGSVTAGNASQLSDGASMTLVMSLDKAIELGLTPRAFFRGFTVAGCEPDEMGIGPVFSVPRLLKARGLQVSDIDLWELNEAFASQCLYCRDTLEIDNEKFNVNGGSISIGHPFGMTGSRTAGHLIRELQRRNLRYGVVTMCVGGGMGASGLFEAVR
- the mnmC gene encoding bifunctional tRNA (5-methylaminomethyl-2-thiouridine)(34)-methyltransferase MnmD/FAD-dependent 5-carboxymethylaminomethyl-2-thiouridine(34) oxidoreductase MnmC — its product is MTVPDTSGFQPAELDWDENGQPQSRLYGDVYFSRTSGMAETTHVFLQPNRLAERFAALQAGEGFVIGETGFGTGLNFLCAWALFERTAAAGAKLHFVSAEKHPLAPDDLQRALGLWPELQTQARQLLDQYVAINPGFQQFRFGRVALTLLVGDALECLSDLDAQADAWFLDGFAPAKNPDMWQPPLFAQLARLSAPGATLATFTSAGSVRRALKEAGFEIKRIPGFGHKWESLQGHVLESPKTADEPWFARPSFKPAQRRALVIGAGLAGCASAASLAARGWQVTVLERHGDIAQEGSGNPQGVLYLKLSAHGTALSRLVVSGFGYTRRLLHHLQRGRDWDACGVLQIAFDDKEAARQTALSDAFAPSLLRPVERLEAEQLAGVALDHGGLFYPDAGWAHPPALCRWMLDHPAIELLRHRNPVELRRAEGCWQALNGDEVLAEAPVVVLAGAADVARFSQSAWLPLKRIRGQITGLRATERSAELRTVLCAKGYVAPPRDGMHTLGASFNFADSDPAPSEAEHRANLDMLEEISADLFQRLQARTRPIDQLDGRVAFRCTSPDYLPIVGPLADPGSFAEAYAILSKDARQVPDSPCPWLDGLYVNTAHGSRGVITTPLSGELLAAWLDGEPLPVPRAIAESCHPNRFLLRKLIRRTTESN
- a CDS encoding DUF1127 domain-containing protein; this translates as MKSHVEFLKIDHLSTNRGTSLTALLREAWQRVSRWHALYRQRQQLAALSDDMLKDIGLSRADIETEANRPFWDEPYRRS
- the pap gene encoding polyphosphate:AMP phosphotransferase, coding for MFESAEIGHTIDKATYNAEVPALREALLEAQYRLREQARFPVLILINGIEGAGKGETIKLLNEWMDPRLIRVDSFDVPTDEELSHPPAWRYWRRLPAKGQTGIFFGNWYSKMLEDRVHGRIKKTDLELAIDRAQRFERMLCKEGMLIFKFWFHLSKDRMLQRLDSLKDDPLHSWRISPLDWQQSKTYDRFVKYGELILRRSSRDFAPWYIIEGSDERYRSLTAGRLLLEGLNAALDAADQQPVQPHTAPVELNIDRLGLLGSLDLDQKLDKEAYKDQLVEEQARLSRLLRDQRLRKRGVLALFEGHDAAGKGSAIRRVTGALDPRLYRTVQIAAPSEDELAQPWLWRFWRNVPARGQFTIFDRSWYGRVLVERVEGFCSPDEWLRAYSEINDFEEQLVEAGVVVVKFWLSIDKETQLDRFKEREDTPHKRFKITEEDWRNRDKWDDYGHAVADMVDRTSTEIAPWTLVEANDKRFARVKVLRTLNDALEAAIR